The following is a genomic window from Gallus gallus isolate bGalGal1 chromosome 21, bGalGal1.mat.broiler.GRCg7b, whole genome shotgun sequence.
ACCAAATAGTTTTTAAAGTGCTAAGTGAATCTGACATCGTATTTTTCCATGTCAGCTTTTAAACTTACCCAAACAGTCTCATGCTCTTTGCAGTTAATTTGGTTGAAGGACTGATCCGCCTCCTAATCTAACGGACtttgtttcagctgcatttaaaacagaactgtCATGATGTGAGAGCACATAGTAGATAACTGAACAGCACTACCAACAGTTAAAgaactctttaactcccactgctTCCAGTGTTATTAACAatctgggggggagggggggggcaagCTGCACCCATACTAAATTACTGAGCAGTAATCAGAAGTTTAAGTCTACCTTACATTCAAAGTGAAACTGAAACACTTTATTCAGGAACAACCAGCTCTATCCCTGTCACAGACATGTTAATTTGTTTCCTTCAGTTATCTAATGCTGGAACAGACAGGAATTAGTCTCTGTTCATGCAGTGCAGTTAAAACCACTTCTAAGTAACTGAATTTGCGCCCTGCTCCGTCAGATGTGCAGTATGTAAATGCAGTGATTTAACCATGAATTTGCAAAACAGTATGTGCATGCATCAGCCATTCCacctctgaaatgaaaaacagcttaATTAGAAAACTACTTAATATGTAACCAAAGTAACTGTTCCCCATGAATTTCAAAGATTCTTctctgacagcaaaaaaaaataacaaaaaatgccCATTACTCACTCACCCTTGCCTACTGAATTTGTGCTTTCTTTAATTGACTGTTTGCCAGTGTTCGTGTTCTACTGCTCTTGGCTTTTAAGTATGAATCTTATTCCTAAATACTTCCCAGTCAGGTTAACTAGGACAAACTGTCCTCTCTAGCTATACAAGGAAACAGATCTTCTGAGGGAAAACAGACATCTCTTAAATCTAGTTCCTTAACTGTAAGGCTTCCTTTTCTCAGACTTTAGGCCTTTGTGTAGAATACAGTTAAATCCTGCGTTACTGGGATGGACGCATCAGTAATGTCCTTTCTGATTCAGAAATGACCTTCACGGTAATCACCATCATTTCCCTAGGAGAGGGCAAAAGTACAGtctatttaaattaaaatcttaaGAAGCAGTTATTCTTGATCAGAAGAGTCAGATGAAAGCTTTAATTTTCAAGATTGCACCTCATTCTATAATTAGTATGCAGAGGCTTCATATTAACCTATCCCAAGTCACTTACTCCTGCAGGCGTTCATGCACTTACATAGTAAACTTCTAAATTAAACATAGATGTGATCACCCATCTTAACCTCCCTTAATTTTAGAAGTTGCACTCTCCCTCTTATCAATTTAAATTCCTCCAAGCTGCTTGGTTTTCTTCTATAACCAGCTCCACCATCAATCCAGAAGTACTGTGTGTTTGTAATTAGGAAACTAACACTCTAGTCTTGCAGAAAAATATCATTCTACAGTGACGTAGCTCCTATGACATATATATGGTAGAACCCTAATATATGCCCATTCCTTAAGACTTTTTTTAAGCATTAGCCCTCCCTGAAGTCTCCTGGGTTTGtcttgtattttcctttataCGTAGACGAGTGcacatttcttctgtgaaaatgGAGCAACAGGatttctggaaaagaagaggggaaaaaaacaagggGATAAGTTTTTTCTGTATCATAGAATCCAGCTTTTAAATGTTCACTAGACTTTCATTGCAGTGGATGGAGAACAAGAACACCAAAATACACATTCAAATTCTAGTGCAGTTTTATTTAcatgtgttttcctgcttgtCAAATGACTTGAGAATAGCCATACTTGAGAATAAACTTGTTATTGATGATTTACTGTCCTCTGTACACACTCGAGTATTGGAATGCAGTCTGTCTGCATTACAGTAAATGTTTCTACTTAGTATCTTAAGCTTTTTAGAATTTTTTATATTGCTCAGGCTACATAACTGTCACATAGCCCAAGCAACAACGTAGCAAAGATTTTTAAGAGTAAATACACAGCATCTACTTTCCTACCCTGTTACATTCCTTTCCTTAGACAAAGGAGATTGCCATGGTAAGAAAGCCAGCATTCTGCTCAGTGGAGCATTAATCCCACAGTACACAGAAGGGATCCCAAGAGGAAGACAGAGGTGATGACAGTCACCCACCTTGATATGTCCAGCAGCGTGTCTGCTCTTATTTGACAGCTCCACCATAGCTGCAATCACTCCTAATGCAAGGCCAATTGCAAGAGTAAGAAAGAGCCCACCCAGAGCTTGGGGCTGCAGGGGACTCCATCCCTCTCTACTTTTGTGAAGGCAGCTGGACTCCCACCACTTGTTACGCAAGTAGTCAAGATCACCCGTTTCACGCAGTTTGAGGACAGCAACTGATAGCTTCTTAGTCCATGGcgatgctggcagcagtggaatgaaagagaaaagcatgtaAGAGAGATCACAGACACTAACATTTTTAATCAACCTCCTACTACATGACAAAGCAGGGTtagctgtgtgctgcttcccagcttTCAAACGGTCTTTCTGCAGAGTACAGCAAAATAATCTGAGTGCTTCTTAGATAACTGGATAACAACCattcctatcctatcctatccagTAGCAGAATAATGACACTGTGAAGGTTCTTTGAAAAATACTATCGGGTAATGCTTACGAGAGAACAGAATTGATTAAGAGTTCTTCTGCATTCTTGGTAccacagagcaggagaaaaaaaataaacaatcaaaaaaaccaaaaactggTATCATTGGCAGTGggaatttttaaaatctacAGTTCAAAATAAGAGCAAGCACTAATGATAATTCATCTACTGAATGAAAACATTGGATAGCTAGGTTAACAATTTGTTCATAGTGGATTATTAGTCTTAATACATAGAAAATGTCTCTGAGTTTCAGGACTTAGCTATGCCAGGCTCTTTGCTCTAGCAGGCTATTTCAAACCCACAAAATCCAAGTTGAGAAGTGGGACAGAAGCCATACACGGTGACTAACCCTGGGCAGTGGCAATGCCAAATCCTCTGGCTCCAATAACTTCAGGGGCTCTGATCAAATTGCAGTGCCTGGCGGCTGCAAGGTCTTGAGAGATTGATTCACCAATGAAGGCGTAATTGGACTCCATCACACGCTGAACTGCTTCCTGGTAGGTTTTGACTAAAACGTGGTCTCGTCTCTTGTCCATATATTCATAAACCATCCGATGGATGGGATTCTTGGAGTTCTGCAACCCCAAAATTCAAGAGGTAAAAGTGACATATGAAACAATTATCCAGAAAAACATTTGCCTATATGTGCAGTGACTGTGAAAAAATTTAGAGAAAAGAGTACTTAAACTATTTACCTTTGAGCCCTCTGCAATTAAAATTATCTCTCTAGCACCTTATGTTCAAGGTATACAAGAATAACCCCCGAAGAGTAGTACCACTGTCTTAAGAGAGGATACACTATTAAAACACAGCcttctgcatgcttttttctctcagagaaaaGGTGAAAGAAGAGGTAAGAAAACAACATATACCAATCACATTAAAGTACAGCAAGAGACCTGACAGTCTACAGAGAAGAAGGTGGTGTAAGACCCATTGAGAGCCAGACAGCTTGACTGCACTTTAGCAGTTCTAAGGCAGGCATGTATATGCACCATTAAATTTTCTGCACCTTGAAGAAGTAGAAAGTGGAGGAGCCGTCCAGCGTCCCAAACTCAAGCTTTCTTTGCTTCACAAGATCTTCAAAAGTCTGGATCGAGAGCTGCTCgctgccagagctcagcagcGCAGTGAAGTTGGCGATGTAAGCAGCCAACAAAGCTATGGTGAAGAGCCACCAGATGGCAGCGATGACCCGCACAGAGAACGCCTTGGGCCGAGGGGTGACACCTGCGACACCAGAGGAGCCGACAAAAAGTGTGGGGGTGAGAGAGACAGCCTGAGTTAAAGCCAGCACAAGAGTTTTTAAATAAAGGCCAAACGGCAAAAGCTGCTCTACAGCTATTTTAGGAACACACAGGACTGAAAAGCCCTCAGTGGCTGGTATGAACAGCATCAATACCGCATGCTATGCAGAGCTGAAGCAATAGTACTTGTGGGCCAAAAAGACCCACAAAAAGATTCCAGTCTACAAAACATAAGCACACTGGTTAGCCCTAGAGCAAGTGTTACAGCAGAAAACACGCAGTGCTCAGCTGAAGCCAGCCACCTGCACAACAAGTCCCTAATCAAGACATCCCTGAGTTTTAGCACTGCCAAGCGTCCCTATTTCAACATCTTTTCCCTCAGCACCCTAACCATACAACACAGCACAGTACTGTTACAGACAGCTGGATATGCAATCAGCTCCTCCCAGCTCACCTTGCAACGTGAGCGCTCCTGCTCCAAACCAGAGGCTGTTTAAGAAGGTGAAGTGATTCTCTTCATTCTTTGGCTCATTCCATTCACAAGGGCTCAGCCTATGAGGAAATAACAGGATGACACCAGacactaaagaaaaaacaatcctGCAGCATGAtgtgcagcagtgcagacagCCTGGAAATGCCCTATCTTTCCATCAGAGGTCCTCCTTTACCTGTAGCCCAGTTTATCTAGTAGACAAAAATGTTCCTGGTCAATACCTCAAGTATTTTGCAATACTGAAGGCTCAGGAGGCTTCGTAGGTTTGCCAACTACCTTCTTGAACCATTGCATAATCTAGTCTCCCTAGGGCCCTACTGCCTGAGGGGCAGTAATGGCTCTATTCTTTAATATCAGATGAAGGCTCCTCCTTGGAGCAAATCCTTATCTACAAAACACTGcataaagcaagaaaagcagcaatagGACTTTTGTTCAAAACTGCAAATGCAGAGAGCCTTAGTGCAGCCTCAtgaagagaggaggagaaagctgAATGCCCTGGgaaaaggagggaggggaaagaatTTCATCCACAAAAGTGAGCGTAGGACTGAGTGCATGAGGACACTCCAGGAGAAAGGACTGCACACAGGAATATGGTCAGAGcaaaaaacaactttgaaaaAAGTGAGAACAAaaaagctgaaacacaaacacagtCCTTTGGACAACAGTGGATATTCCACATCAAAAGATACGGTGATTTTCATTGGGAGATTCTACTCTTAATCTGTCATTAAGCTTTATTAGCTCTGGTTCTAGATTTGTACAGAAGGTTCCTCAAAGCAAAATGCACCCTGatactttcttaaaaataaagatctcTCCATAGCTGGGAAAGCAGTTGACTTGAGCAAAACCTGTAGAACACATTTATACCTGGCAACGAGGAAGAGGCAGACACACGTCAGCACATAAGCAAATAGGAGGCCAGTCCAGGTCTCCTTACTGAAAGGAGCCAGGAAGTGGAAGAAAGACATCTCCTGAGAGATGGTTTCCTTTCGAAGCAAGATTCCAATCCCAGTCTGCAGGAATGGCGTAGTGAAGGAAACTACCTCTTCTCTTGCTGATGTGACTGTCAAGGGAGCCACTGCAATGTCTGCTTCCTGTAAAGAGAAGTTAAAATATAACCAATCATCCCACCTGCCTGAAGACTTCTATCACTCAAACAGAATGCTTCCCAGGCTGAGTGAACAGATGCCTACATGGCCAATAGCCAtgtcagcacagctcctgggctTCTTTCCCTGTTAATGCTGCAGTTTCtcaaacataaaatgaaaattacctGTCTCAGAATCTCTCCAATCATCCCTGTCCAGTTTCCACTAGGAGAGATGGCTCCATACTTCCCATCTCCCACCACCTTCACCTTATAGCTGAAGTGAAGCATTGAAGCAAGTGCTTTCAGCAAATCAATGCAGTATCCCTCCAGTTCTGCACTTCTCACCATGACATAGGGATCTTCCTGCATAAACAGGGAAATACAATTACATGCCACCACAGTCTGCATTgtgactgttaaaaaaaaagtttaattcaATCCTCCCCAAAGATCTCTGCTCACATTATCAGGAAGACAACACATCCAAACCTGAAAGACGATCACAGAAGCCATATGCCACCACTAGTCAAAGACTACAGCAAGGCAGCTGGATTTTACAAGCTATGCAGACCACAGAAGCAGGTAATAATCTCTTCTCAGTCTAATAGTCCAAATACATTTCATCTGGCCCATCAAAACATCAACTGAGGGCCATACGGTGGTGCAGGACCTGACAGCAGAATCAATGTATTGATGTACATTCTTCTGAATCATACTGCTTGTCCAGTACTGGTGGCACTacatattctttcttctttatttttaataacctGTCTTTAATCCTTGCACACATGGTCTTCACATATTTCCCTTTCAGGATAAAAACAACTTACAAGTAACATCACTCTTAGACAAAGCATAACAGAATTAAGAGGCTGAAACAGCTTTCTGTTCTACACCATTGTGATAacacttgaaaaatactgtgatgAACATGGATATCAGTGTCAAAAAAAGGCAAGGTGTAATTTCAGCTATCTCCCAGCTACGGTGTTTTGTTACTGCTTTACCAAGATTGTTGTGACAGTCAAAGATGGAAGATTCTCTTCTGGTCCTCTCAAGTCATTGGgctacaaataaaaaaaataaaggaaaaataattggatttCTCCACTTACCTAGGGTTTACATtattatatgtgtgtgtgtgtgtgtgtgttcaatGACAGTAATTAATCAAAAGCATTTCACTTTATTGCACTTTGTcaacatacaaataaaaaagaaaatcacataaAATGTTGTCACAATTCTTCAGGTGCAAA
Proteins encoded in this region:
- the KBP gene encoding probable glutamate receptor precursor, whose protein sequence is MDKGLHFIFCVVTAVLLLRESSQTGAMRNDDAMIKPNDLRGPEENLPSLTVTTILEDPYVMVRSAELEGYCIDLLKALASMLHFSYKVKVVGDGKYGAISPSGNWTGMIGEILRQEADIAVAPLTVTSAREEVVSFTTPFLQTGIGILLRKETISQEMSFFHFLAPFSKETWTGLLFAYVLTCVCLFLVARLSPCEWNEPKNEENHFTFLNSLWFGAGALTLQGVTPRPKAFSVRVIAAIWWLFTIALLAAYIANFTALLSSGSEQLSIQTFEDLVKQRKLEFGTLDGSSTFYFFKNSKNPIHRMVYEYMDKRRDHVLVKTYQEAVQRVMESNYAFIGESISQDLAAARHCNLIRAPEVIGARGFGIATAQASPWTKKLSVAVLKLRETGDLDYLRNKWWESSCLHKSREGWSPLQPQALGGLFLTLAIGLALGVIAAMVELSNKSRHAAGHIKKSCCSIFTEEMCTRLRIKENTRQTQETSGRANA
- the KBP gene encoding probable glutamate receptor isoform X2, translated to MRNDDAMIKPNDLRGPEENLPSLTVTTILEDPYVMVRSAELEGYCIDLLKALASMLHFSYKVKVVGDGKYGAISPSGNWTGMIGEILRQEADIAVAPLTVTSAREEVVSFTTPFLQTGIGILLRKETISQEMSFFHFLAPFSKETWTGLLFAYVLTCVCLFLVARLSPCEWNEPKNEENHFTFLNSLWFGAGALTLQGVTPRPKAFSVRVIAAIWWLFTIALLAAYIANFTALLSSGSEQLSIQTFEDLVKQRKLEFGTLDGSSTFYFFKNSKNPIHRMVYEYMDKRRDHVLVKTYQEAVQRVMESNYAFIGESISQDLAAARHCNLIRAPEVIGARGFGIATAQASPWTKKLSVAVLKLRETGDLDYLRNKWWESSCLHKSREGWSPLQPQALGGLFLTLAIGLALGVIAAMVELSNKSRHAAGHIKKSCCSIFTEEMCTRLRIKENTRQTQETSGRANA